The DNA segment TTGCAGGCTCCACTGGCGGCTGTGCGAGATGCGTCCGTTGATGATGCTGGTCATCTGGCTCTGACCCCGTCGCAGGATGTCGAAGTCCGGCTCCAGGGGCGTGAAATCCGGCTCGGCGTCCAGGTCGCCCTCGGCGACGAGCCGCAGTTCCAGCACCTCGCCCAGTTCCAGGCGCTGACGGTCCACCTGAACGCTCAAATCAGCCGCCTGGGCCGATGCCGACAGCGTCAGCCACAGGAGTACAAGCAGGATCGCGCGTCCGTATCGTTGTGCCATCACGGTAATTGGCCCTCGCGACGCAGATGTTGCAGGAGAAAACGCTGACGCAGCAGTCCGGCCGGGTCGTCCGGTACCTGACGCAATCGGGCTTCCATGGCCTGTTCGCGCTCGCGTTCTTCAGGCGAGCGGTCGTCCAGAGCTTCCGGTACTGAGCTTGAGGTATCCGGCGACGCATCCGCCTCCGCTTCGGTCGGCTCGGCACTCACCGGCCGGCTCGAATCCGAATCCGAATCCGCCGGCCGATCATCGACCGCGATGTCTTCCGGTGACGGTTCAGCGGCTTCCGATTTCCTTCCTGGCTGTTTGACCTGCTCCTGATCTGGACTGGAATCGGCACCGGCGTCAGGTTCGGACGCTCGATCCGGATTCGCCGCCTGAGGTTCATTGGATTCCGTCTCACCGGATTCGTCCGCCTCGGACTTCGAGGCGTCGGCTTGCTGAGTGCCGGATTCGGACGCTTCCGGTGGCGAGGTATCGGTTGAGTCGGAGTCGGACTCCGATTCCGAAGACTCGGATGTCGATGAGGAATCCTGGCCATCTCCGGATCGTTCATCCTGAGACTGGCCGTTCTGCGTCTGGTCGTTCCGGGGGGGCGACTGGTCGAGAAGCCGGCGCACCAGTTCCAGGTTGTGACGCGCGTCGGCATGGTCAGGGTCTTGTTCGAGCACGCGCTCATAGGCCGCCGCCGCCTCTTGCAGCCGACCCAGACGCGCGAGCGCATTGCCGCGATTGTACTCAGGCGTGGCTCCAGTGAGTCCGGCGAGCGCTTCGAGTGCCTGCTCGAACTTACCTGCACGATAGCTCGCCGCCGCGCGCCAGGCGGGATCGCTGAAGTGCTCGGCGGCTGAGTCCGGACGCCCTGCGGCCAGTTCACGCGCGCCCTGTTGATCGGCACTCCACCAAAGATCGGCCCAGTCGAACGCCAGCGCCCGATCGGGCGGCACCAGCAGCACCGCCGCCAGTGCCGGAACCAGCCAGCCGCGCCGGAAGGCCAGTGCCGCCAACGGCAGCAACAGCAGGATCAGCCAGGGGCCTTCCTCGCGCCAGCGGTCCGCCGTCAAGGATGACGCCTCGATCGTGGTTTCGGGTCGGGGTGCGGCCGCGATCAGGGCCTGAGTATCGGCCTCACCCACGCCGGCCTCCAGATAAAGTCCGTTGCCGGCCCGCGCCAGCTCGCGCAGTCGGTCGCGCTCCAGACGGGCGATCCGGAGCGCGCCGGCGTCATCCTGCTCGAAGCCGCCGCCCGGACGCGGCACGGGCGCGCCCTCCAGGGTACCGACCGCCAGCACCGAGAGCCGATGTCCGGCATCGGCCAGACGACGCGCCGACTCCAGTGATCCGGCCGGATTTCCGACGCCATCCGTGATCAGAATCACATGTCCCGCACCGCCGCCCGCGCGCTCCAGCATCCCGGCGGCCATCTCCAGCGCGCGATCGGTACGGCGCGCGCCGGGCACGGGGATGAGATCGGTCGCGAGCATCGGCACCTGGGCGGCGATGGTGTTGGCATCGGCACTCAGCGGCGAGACCAGGAAGGGTTCGGGACCGAAGGCGATCAGGCCGACCTGTCCCTCGTGCATGGCCTTGAGCAGATCCAGGGTCTCGAATCGGGCGCGTGTCAGCCGCGAGGGCGAGACATCGGCGGCGTCCAGGCTCGGCGAGAGGTCGAGCAGGATCACCGAGCGTGCGTCCAGGCTGAAGACCGGCTGCGGGAGCTGACGCCAGACCGGCCCGGCGAGCGCGATCACCAGGATCAGCCAGCCCGCACCGAGCAGGACGAGCGGCCAGCGGCGCGCGTGCTCGGTTCCGCCGACCAGCAGATGCGGCAGCAGGTGCGGATCGACGAGTGCCGACCAGCTATCGGCATCCGTCCGACGGCGCCGGAGCCGCCACAGCAGCCAGACGAGCGGGATCAGGGCCAGGAACCAGTGTGGACGCAGAAACAGCATGAGTGGGATGTCAGGTCGTGCGGTCAGCGATGGACCGAGGAAGACGGACGCGGGTTCCCTCAGAGAAGACGACCAGCAGGACCGACAGGATCAGCGCCAGACCGGCGGGCCAGACGAAGAGCGCGCGTTGCGGGCGATAGGTGCGCTGCTCGCGCTCGCTCGGTTCCAGCCGGTCCAGCTCGGCATAGATGGCTTCCAGTTCCTGCCGACTGCCGGCGACGAACGCGCGTCCGCCCGTGATTTCGGCGATGCGTCTGAGTGTGGTCGGGTCGAAGTCGTCGGCCTGGCGCATCAGACGCATTCCGAACAGCGAGCGCACGCCCAGTTCGCCGCCGCCGACGCCGATGGTGTAGATGCGCACTCCGGCTTGAGCAGCCAGTTCGGCCGCTTCCAGCGGATCGAGCGCACCGGCATTGTTGTCCCCATCGGTCAGGAGGATCAGGACGCGCTGCCCCTCGGGTTGCTCGCGCAGACGCTTGACCGCCAGGCCGATGGCGTCGCCGATCGCCGTCTCGCGTCCGGCCAGCCCGACGACCGAATCGCGCAGCATGGCGGCGACCGTGGCGCCGTCGAAGGTCAGGGGCGTCTGGAGATAGGCGCGGGTGCCGAAGAGGATGAGCCCGAGTCGGTCGCCCACGCGGCGTTCGACGAAGGCCGAGGCGACCGTCCGTACCACGGCCATGCGCGAAACCGGACGTCCGTCGAGTTCGTAGTCCTCCTGCTCCATACTCCCCGAGACATCGATCGCCAGCATCAGATCGCGTCCGGCCAGCGGCAACGGGATCGGCTCGCCGACCCATTGCGGACGCGCCGCCGCCAGCACCAGCAATCCCCAGGCGAGCAGCCCGATCAGCAAGCGTCGGCGGTACCGCTCGGACGGTCGGGATCGATGCCCGACGGCCTCGGTTCCAAGCCCGACATGGATCGGAAAACGCAGGGCCGCACCGCCTTCGTCACGCGCGGGCGGCAGCCGGCGTGCCAGCAACGGGAGCGGCAGAGCCAACAAGATCCAGGGCCAGGCGAGCGTGATCATCGTCTGCGATTTTGAAGCGTCGACAGGCGGCCTAGCCGCGTCGCTCCAGCCATTCGCGCATCGCCTCATTGACGCGCGTCTGCCAGCCCTTACCCGTAGCGCGCAACCCTTGGAGTACATCCGCATCGAAACGGATGGTGGTCGGCACCTTCTTCGGGGTTTTCTGCGGACCGCGCGTGCGTCGACGCTGCTCCAGAGCGGCCTTGACGGCCGGATAGCCGCCACCCGGAACGAAGAGCGCCTCCTTCCAATCGTCTGGGCGCGTCGGCGGAGAATCCGGATCGAAGGACACCATCTCAGGAGCCGCATCGATCATCGCCCGAATCTCTTCAGGACTGAAGATATGTGAAGAAGTCTTGGGTTTCACGCTTGTTACCGTATCGCAACGAAATCAGGTGCGGCCCTTCCTCCCGTTCCGTCCACACCAGCACCACCACGCGCCCATTCAGTACGCCAAGCGTTTTCAACCGCTGCTCGCCGTAGTCCTCGCGCGCGTCCTCGATCGGAAAACACTCGCACGCACCGGACGCCGCCCGCTCGAATTCGACCCGTAGTCCTCGCGCGCGTCCTCGATCGTGAACATCGGACCATCGAAAATCGCCTCAGCGCCGACGAAGTCCAAGCCGTGCTTGGCAAGATTGATCCGGCGCTTTGGTTCGTCCTAAGTGATCATAGGTTAATTGTATGAACAATGCAGGCGAAACGCACTTTTATCGTTAATACAATCAAGTATCCCAGGATACATCAGCCGCGCTGTCGATCCACCGCCCGATCAGCGCCGTGAGTCGCTCAAGGTTGAAGTCCATCTGATCGGCGGGGCGATAGGCCGACTCGACCAGCACGCGCCCGACGCCGTCGCTGAACTCACCGGCACCGCCGGTCGCATCCAAAAAGGCCAGCCAGTCGTCCCCGGTCAAGCCCGCGACTTGGGCGCGTGGATACCGCGCCAGCGCCAGACGGCGCAACAGACGCGACAGCTCGGCCAGATAACGCCGCCGATCGCCGCCGGCCGCCAGCTCGCGCCCCATCTGTTCGAGTTCGCGCCGCGCGGCCCGCTGGAGCGAGGTCCGGCCTCGCCGGCGCAACCAAAGACGCACGACCAGAGCCAGCGCGATCAGAACCACAGCCGCTACCAGCCACCAGCCCGGCGCCGGCGGCCACCAGGACACCGGATCGGGTAGATGCCAGTCACGCAGATCGGCCATTGGCATTCAGAGTTCCTCTTCCGGATCCTCCGAGCGCAGGCACAGGGCGGCGATCCCCGCCTGCCGGCCGGCTTTGACCAGCCGTTCATCCAGACTCAGTGTGATACAGGAATGACGGTGAGCAATGGCGAGATGCAAGGCATCTCCAGCCCGCAATCCCAGTCGCCAGTCTTGCAGCAAACGTGCGGCACTCAGGTAATCGTCGTGCAGCACGGGTAGATGGACGAAATGATCGCGCAGTCGCTCGTATTGCTCCAGCGCCTTGCGCCTGTCGCTTTCCTCGACCTGCTCAGTTCGACACTTGATCCCAAGTGCCGACACCAGCTCGGTTTCAGTCCATGCGCTCAACGCCAGGGGGCGATGCGCCGGATCTCGCAACGAGAGATCAGCCAAAACCGAATATTTCTCCGGCACCAGATAGGCGATCAAGACGCTGGTATCGACGTAGTGCATCAATAACGATCCTGATCGCGCATGGCCCGACAAAAATCGCCGGCGCTGACTGTTTGTATCGGTAGGGTGGCGCGGAATTCCTCCAGATCGGGAAGCTCGAGCGTAGCGGCCGGCGCCATCATGATGTTTCCCGGTGAGGGAGGCGTGCCCATGCTCGACGCCTCGATCGGTTCATCCCTTGCGTGAATCATTGCCGGCTCATCCAAGGGCCGAACGATGATTTCAGTCTTGCGGTGACGGAACATTGCAGGGATCGGAATCGAATCCGGTGTATCTTCGTAAATAATACGCATAGGGTTCATGAGCTCTCTCCAGGATTGATCGACGCGACAGCGCGGCCGGCGGATCGGTCGTCATGACACTCGCCTCGCTGCAGGCAGCCGCCGCCGTGCACCGAGCGCCAGCGCCAAGGCCGGGCCGACCGGATCGACGGTCGACAGCCTGAGCCAATGCGCGCCATGCAACCGCGCCAGCCGTTCGAGCAACGCCAACCGCTGCTCGAACGCCGCCTGATAGCGTGTCCGCGAACCGACACCGGTCAGATCCAGGATTCCGCGTCGCCCGCCCATCAGCACCGGATAGCGGCCGGCGGGCGGCGCGCTGGCTTCGATCGGATCATGGATCAGCACCAGCAGCAGTTCGCTACCCGAGACCAGACGTGCGATCCAGGTTCCATCCGGCTCATCCAGATCAGCGAAGTCGCTGACGATCGCGATCAGACTCCCAGGACGTACCAAAGCGGCCAGATGCGACGCGGCGGCGGCTAACTTACAATCGCCCTCCCCCGTCGCCGGCTCCACCAGCTCAGCCAGACGTTCGAGCAACGGCAGCAGACCCGCGCCGCGCGCCGCGGGCCGTCGTTCCAGATGACCTGCCTCGTCGAATACCAGCCCGCCGACCCGATCGCCGCGATCCACCGCCGCCCAGCCGAGCAGCGCCGCCACCCGCGCCGCGATCACGGATTTGAAGGCCACGCGCGTCCCGAACCGCATCGACGGCCCCTGATCGACCAGCAGCCACACCGGACGCTCACGCTCTTCGCGAAACAGCTTCACATGCGGCGTCCCGGCACGCGCCGTCACGCGCCAGTCCATGTTGCGCGGATCGTCGCCCGGCAGATAGACGCGCGACTCGTCGAACTCCATGCCGCGACCGCGAAAGCGCGACAGATGACCGCCGCTGCGCGTGGCCAGCACCCGCCCGCGCGGGGCCAGATCCAGCCGTCGCGCCTGGGTGCGGAGCGCGATGAGTTCCTTGAGATCAGCGCGGATGCCTGGTTGAACCCGGTCGTTCGAATCCGCCATGCCCCGGCCTCGCTCAGGGCGCCGGAACGCGCGCCAGCAGCGCCGTGACGAAATCGTCCGCACAGCGCCCCTCGGCCTCGGCTTCATACGACAGCAGCACCCGATGACGCAGCACATCGGGCGCGAGCGCCTGGATATCCTCGGGCGAGACGAAATCGCGACCCATCAGCCAGGCACGGGCGCGCGCACAGCGGTCGAGCGCAATGGTGGCGCGCGGACTGGCGCCGAACCGCAGCCAGCCGTCGAGATCGCGCGCATAGGCGCCGGGGCGGCGCGTGGCCATCACCAGATGCACCAGATAGTCCTCGACCTCGGGAGCCATATAGAGGTCCAGGATCGCCCGCCGCGCCGCGAAGACCTCAGCCTGGGTCAGGACCAGTTTCGGCGCATCGTCCGGCTCGCGCCGTGCCTGATCGCGGTTGAGCCGCAGGATGGCGCGCTCGGTCTCCAGATCGGGGTAATCGACGCGCACATGCAGCAGGAAGCGATCGAGCTGGGCTTCGGGCAGCGGATAGGTGCCCTCCTGCTCGATCGGGTTCTGGGTGGCCATGACCAGAAAGAGCTCGGGTAGCGGATAGGTCTCACGCCCGACCGTGACCTGACGCTCGCCCATGGCCTCCAGCAACGCCGACTGCACCTTGGCCGGGGCGCGGTTGACCTCGTCGGCCAGCAGCAGATTATGGAAGATGGGACCGCGATCGAAGCGGAAACTGCCGTCGTGCGGGCGATAGATCTCGGTGCCGGTGAGATCGGCCGGCAGCAGGTCGGGCGTGAACTGGATGCGGTGGAAGTCGCCCTCCAAACCGGCCGCCAACTGCTTGACCGCCGTGGTCTTGGCCAGCCCAGGAGCGCCCTCGACCAACAGATGCCCGTCGGCCAGTAGCGCGATCAGCAATCGCTCGATCAGGCCGTGCTGCCCGAGGATGGCGCGCCCGACCTGATCACGCAGTGCCGCGAAACGCTGGGCTAGAACGGCTGTGTCGTCCGTCCGGGCGTTCGCGCCCTTGTTCAAGTCCAGGTTGGGGCTCTGTTCCAAGGCTCGCCTCCTCGCAAAGATCTCACACGCCTCCGACCGACGTGGATGGTCGACCGATGTCTATAGGTTTGCAGGTTTCGCCGGTCGGCGCCGTTAAAATTTTTCCTGATTATTAAACCACGTCCAGGCTGAGATGCGTAATTTCTGTGATACGCTATCCACGTGACCTGAGCCGCCGTTGGCTTGATCCGCTGGGTGCATCGCTACAATGCCGAGGGCCCGAGGGCGTTGGAGTGTGTGCGCACGGGCGGGGTCTCCCCTTTTTTGACCCGCTGACGGCCCCGGCGCGCTGGACCCTCAAACGCCTGGTGGAGTGGATCGAGGGCACGTTCGAGCGCCGCGTCAGTCGCGAAACGGTGCGTCGGGCACTCAAGCGCCTGGGGTTTTCGTGGAAGAAAGCCAAGGCGTTGCTCAATCGCGCCTCCACGGCGGCGCGCGAAGCCTTCGTCGAGCGCCTCCAAGAGATCCTCCAGCGTACCCTGGGGCCGCAGGCCCCCTTGATGATCTATCCGGATGAAGCCCACATCATCAGGACGCCGCTCTGGGCGATGGCTGGGCACCGACGGGTGAGCGCCTGTGGGTCGGCTCCCACCGCCCCGGGTTGTCGGCCAAAGTCAGTTTCTATGGGCTGTATGTCTACAACCACGGCCAGGTCGAGATCTGGGATTTCCCCCGCGCCAACACCGAGCACACCCTGACGGTGCTGCGCCGTCTGCGCGAGCGCTACCCCAGCGGCGAGATCATCCTGTTCTGGGATGGGGCCTCCTATCACCGCGCCGGGGCCGTGCGCGAACTGGCTCAGGAGCTGTCCATCACCCTCCAGCCCTTGCCCGGCTATAGCCCCGACTTCATGCCGGTGGAAGCGCTCCGGCGCCGGGTGCGCGAGGAGGTCACCTACCATCACCGTCACGCCACCGCCGAGGAACTGGTGCAACGGGTCAAGCACTTTGTCAACACCATCAATGCCGATCCCGGCGCCATCGCGGATCGACTCTGGACCAAAACCACGCTCAATCCGGAGGAGGAAAATTACGCATCCCGGCCTAGTCGAGGTTTAGCATGATCGAGTCCTGTTCCATGTCCGCTTCGATCAATCCCGTCGCTCGCTCTGTCCGGCTCGGCGTCCTCACGCTTTTGCTGGCGTTCTGCACCGTTCAGGATTCCGCGCGCGCCGACTGGCACCCACTGGCAGGCGGGGAACCCTGGCCCGCGCCCGATGCCCCCATCAGCCATCGTGAACGCACCCTGGAGTCGTCGACGGGCCGCACCGTCAGAGTCCATCTGGCGCTGTTCGACTCACGCCGCTATCGGCTCGCCGTGCTCGATCTGGGGCCGGAACTGGCGCCGGCTTCGGCCTGGCCGGAGCGCACGCGCGCGGCCGGTCTGTCGGCGGCGGTCAATGGCGGCTTCTTCCATGCCGACGGTCAGCCGCTCGGGCTGGTCATCGCCGAGGGCGAGCGCTTCAACCGCTTCGAGACGGTCAAGCTCCTGAGCGGCGTGCTCTATGGCGACGCGCGCGGCATCCATCTGGAGCGACGCGCGCGCTTTCAGTCGCATCCAGGCATCGACGCCCTGGTGCAGTCCGGCCCCTATCTGGTCGAGCAGGGGCGTGCGGTGCGCGGACTCTCGACGAACGATGTCAGCCGCCGTACCTTCATCGCCACCGACTGGCGCCGTCACTGGATTCTGGGCGCCACGCGCGATGGCCTGACGCTGGCGGAACTGGCCGAGGCACTGGCCACGCCCGGCGCGCTCGCGCCCTGGCCGGTGGAGCGCGCGCTCAATCTCGACGGCGGCACCTCGACCGGGTTCCTCTTCGATCCCGGCGCCGGGCAGGAACCGATCCAACTGCGCTCGCGCCGTCCGGTGCGCAATCTCGTAGGCGTGCGGGCGCGTTGATGGCGGCGCTGCTCTGGCTGATTCCGATCGCGCTGGCGGGGCTGGGTCTGGCGCTCTGGCGGCGGGCGCGGGCCATTCAGGGGTATGGTCGGGATGGCGAGCGTCTGGTCGGGGCGGCTCTGGAGCGGCTGTGCCCGGCGGTCGTCCATGACGTGATCCTGCCGACTGCGCGCGGCGGTCTGACCCAGATCGACCATATCGCCCTCACGCCCAAGGGCCTGCTGGTGGTCGAAACCAAGCACTATCGCGGCACCATCACGGGCACGCCCGAAGACCGGCATTGGGTGCAGCAGCGCGATCAGGATCGTCGGACGTTCCAGAATCCGTGCCGTCAGAACTACGCCCATCTCAAGGCCGTCGAGGCGCTGGGACTCGGCGTGCCGATCCTGGATCTGGTGGTCTTCACGGATTCGGCGCGCTTTCCAAACGGGCTGCCGGAGGGCGTGTCGCAACTGGCGACGCTGGAGGCCGATCTGGCGCCCTGGCGTCGCGGTCGAGTGTCGTCCGGGTTGCGCCGTGCCTGGAAGGAGTTACTGCAGGCGATCAGACAGGATGCCAAGGCCCGTCGTGCGCACAGGCGCGGACTGTGTGCGCAGCATGGTTGGGATCGGCGTCGGTTGACGGCTGGCGTCTGCCTGGTCTTGGCAGCGTTATCGGCATTCGGACTCTGGCAATCGTCCAGTAGCCTGACGGAGGTCGGCCCTGGCGCGAGCGGATCGGCGCTCATCGAGTGGCTGACGCGCCTCTGGCCCGAATCCCTGCGATTCGACGCTCAAGGCTGAGATCGGCGCGCCACGGCTACCGTCACGCCTTTGCCGTCCTCACCGTAATGGACCTGTTTCGCGACGAGTAGCTCACCGCCACCGGCGGCTAGCCGCACGGCGGCTTCCGCGACGCTCGGGGTGCCGACTTCGCCGACCACGCGCCCGGAGGGCGTCGGAACCTCGACCCCGGCCAGCACCTCGGCCGGATAGAACCGCAACGGCCAGCCGCGTCTGCGCGCCAGCTCCAGCAAGGCGGGTTCATCGGATTTGCGCGCGTGGCTGGCCAGACAGGCCACCACGACCGCACCGAGCGGGTTCAGTGCCGCCTCGATGGCCTGCTCCAGACTGACCAGCGCCACGCCGCGCTGAAAGCCCAGGCCGACGGCAACCTCGATACATTCATCCATTGGCTCTGCTTTACGCCTCTTTGAGCACGTCGGTTAAACTGCCGCGCCTATGAATCCGACCAATACATGTGAAACACCGATGGCCTCCGAGGACTCGGACGACCCCGACAGTCCCGACTCGATCTTGAAACCCCCGAGGAGGGTGCGGATGCTTGAGTTCATCCCGATGCTGGCGGTGATCCTGATCCCGGTCGCGCTCAACGGACTGTTCGTGGCCGCCGAGTTCGCCATCATCGGCGCCCCGCGCGCGGTGCCGGCGGCGCTTGCCGAGGGCGGCGACCGGCTGGCGCGGCGTCTCCTGCACACGCTCGACGATCCGGCCCGACTCGACCGCTACGTGGCCACGGCGCAACTGGGCATCACCTTCGCCAGCCTGGGGCTGGGCATGTGGCGACGCGCGTCTGCGCGAGATCCTACAACGCCATCGTCACACGCGCTATCCGGTCTATCAGGACGATCTCGACCACATCGTCGGCACCGTGCATATCGAGGTCACGGGACTGATCGGGCGCGGTGTACGTCAGGTGATCGTGACCCGGCGCTCATTGGACGTCTGACGATCATTCATCAGTCTTGCGCGAGAAACCCCAAGCCGTAGCGCCTCATGCCCTCGGGTTTGTCGACGCGCGCGGGCGGTCTACACTGTTGAAGATCCGGCCGGATCTCCATTTGACGGTGATCCCGTCCATTCACCGACGTGCCTCAGTGTTGACCACGGTTCCCGATGCAGATCCTCGGTTCACCGGTTTCGCTGTCCCATGCCATCGTTTCCGAGTCATCTTGGGAGCGGACGCTGCCGGTCGTACCCCCGCCGGCCGCCAGGACCGACGCCGATGCGCTGACAGAACGCCCGGTGACGCGGGCCGAACGCACCGAGGAGTCTACTCAGTATCGACGCCCCTACAGCGCCCCGGTCAGGGTGATGGCCGGCGATGGTTATGCACGGCGCGCCGTGGCGGCCTACGAAGCGACCCAACGCCTGGAGCGACGCGATGATCTGCAATCCTTCCAGGGCGTCGATGACTATGCTTGAACGCCGTCTCAGGGAGCACGATCAATAGCGCGCCCTGAGTATGAGCCAGTCCGAGTCCTTGCTTTCCAGCAGCAGCTCGATGATCCCGGCCTGTGTCACCAGACGCGATTGCCGGTCGAGATAGCTGACCTGGAACACGGCCATGAGGGCGCAGCGCCGGCTGTCGGCGATGGGCCGGACCTGGATCTGCTCGAAGCCGATGCGCCGGGACGAGGTGGTACGGAACCACTCGGCATAGGTCTGGCGGATGGCGAACCGGGTCGCCAGCTCGTTCTCCTTGGCCAGCGGGCTGTAGAGCGCCATCAGCCGATCGAGCGCGCCGGACTGATAGGCGCTCCGGAAACGGCTCAGGATCTCGGGTGCGGCCTGGCAGTCATTGGCGAGCGGTGTGCCGGTGGGTGTGATGGTCGAGACGGCAGGAGCCGTACTCAATACTGGAGGCGTCTCGGGCGGTGCCGGTGGTTCGGGCGGCTCGGGTGTGGCCGCCGCCGGGATGTCGGCGTGTGGGGTGAGCGATGTCGTGGGGTCGGACCACGCCGAGGAGGGCGCTCCAGGCGGGGACACAGTGAGGGGCGGAGCCGCCGGCAGATCCGATGACCCGATGATCGCTGGAGTCGCTGCATCCGTTTTTGGCTCCGGCACGGGGTCCGGCCTTGGGTCCGATGCCGCTTGAGTCGGCCTCTCTTGCGCGGATCTATCGTGCTCCGCTGTCTCGGGCACAACGCTCGACTCCAGGTCGAGCAGGGTGTTTCCCTGGGACGCGACGACCGGCGCCTCGCTTGGAGACTCATCCGGCGTGCTCGTCGGTGCAATGATGGCCGGCCGTGGTGCCTCTGCCTCTGGAGCCGGATCTGTCGCGGCGATCTCTGGTGGCTGTGGCTCAGGCTCGGGTGCAGGTTCGTCCACGAACGCGGGAATCGGCTCGATCCCAAGCGGATGATGGATGATCCTGGGAACCGGTCTGGGCGGCTCCTCGGGCCAGAGCGCGATCGAGAGCATCAGAACGCCGGCGATGGCGGCCGTGCTCAACAGTCGCTTCTGGAGCGGTGTGAGTGCCGACCAACGATCGTGCGTCCAGACCCAGACCGGCGCGATCGGGTCTCTGAGTACGGGCGGAAGCCAGGCCGGCGGCAGGCGCCGGCCGGATGGCTTTACGGCGTCTCGGTGTCCGTGCTCCTTGCGGGTGCCGGCGCGCGCCGCGCCGGTCTCGCCGCGCTGGAAGGCGGCGAAGGCGCGGTTGATCTGCTCGGTGCGACGGGTCGCCCAGGCGGTGCGCTCGGGATGCCGGTCCGGGTGATAGACCTGTATCAGCCGACGATAGCGCTGCTTGGCCTGCGTGGCGGCAGTGCCGGGCACGAACCCCAGGGTCGCGGGCGAAGGCGGGGCCTCGTCGGCGAAGAGCTGCCGGTCGAGCAGACGATAGGCGCTCGCGCCGGCCTGATCGCGTGCGAGCCGCTGCCGCCCGATGGCGCGTTCCAGTTCGGCCACGCGCGGGTTGTCCGGATTGCTCAGCCAGACGAGCAGGGCGTCGAGATGCAGCTCCAGGGCCAGGGTCGGCCGTCCGGTGGCGAGTGCTTTGGCGATCTGGTGCGTCCAGGACAGGCTCATGGATCGGGCTGCGGGCGTGGCGTGAGTGGAATCCGTGGCTCCTCGCCCTGAGGGCTGAGGAGGCGTGTTGTGTTAGGCT comes from the Allochromatium tepidum genome and includes:
- a CDS encoding VWA domain-containing protein, with protein sequence MLFLRPHWFLALIPLVWLLWRLRRRRTDADSWSALVDPHLLPHLLVGGTEHARRWPLVLLGAGWLILVIALAGPVWRQLPQPVFSLDARSVILLDLSPSLDAADVSPSRLTRARFETLDLLKAMHEGQVGLIAFGPEPFLVSPLSADANTIAAQVPMLATDLIPVPGARRTDRALEMAAGMLERAGGGAGHVILITDGVGNPAGSLESARRLADAGHRLSVLAVGTLEGAPVPRPGGGFEQDDAGALRIARLERDRLRELARAGNGLYLEAGVGEADTQALIAAAPRPETTIEASSLTADRWREEGPWLILLLLPLAALAFRRGWLVPALAAVLLVPPDRALAFDWADLWWSADQQGARELAAGRPDSAAEHFSDPAWRAAASYRAGKFEQALEALAGLTGATPEYNRGNALARLGRLQEAAAAYERVLEQDPDHADARHNLELVRRLLDQSPPRNDQTQNGQSQDERSGDGQDSSSTSESSESESDSDSTDTSPPEASESGTQQADASKSEADESGETESNEPQAANPDRASEPDAGADSSPDQEQVKQPGRKSEAAEPSPEDIAVDDRPADSDSDSSRPVSAEPTEAEADASPDTSSSVPEALDDRSPEEREREQAMEARLRQVPDDPAGLLRQRFLLQHLRREGQLP
- a CDS encoding VWA domain-containing protein — protein: MITLAWPWILLALPLPLLARRLPPARDEGGAALRFPIHVGLGTEAVGHRSRPSERYRRRLLIGLLAWGLLVLAAARPQWVGEPIPLPLAGRDLMLAIDVSGSMEQEDYELDGRPVSRMAVVRTVASAFVERRVGDRLGLILFGTRAYLQTPLTFDGATVAAMLRDSVVGLAGRETAIGDAIGLAVKRLREQPEGQRVLILLTDGDNNAGALDPLEAAELAAQAGVRIYTIGVGGGELGVRSLFGMRLMRQADDFDPTTLRRIAEITGGRAFVAGSRQELEAIYAELDRLEPSEREQRTYRPQRALFVWPAGLALILSVLLVVFSEGTRVRLPRSIADRTT
- a CDS encoding BrnA antitoxin family protein codes for the protein MIDAAPEMVSFDPDSPPTRPDDWKEALFVPGGGYPAVKAALEQRRRTRGPQKTPKKVPTTIRFDADVLQGLRATGKGWQTRVNEAMREWLERRG
- a CDS encoding DUF4381 domain-containing protein, yielding MPMADLRDWHLPDPVSWWPPAPGWWLVAAVVLIALALVVRLWLRRRGRTSLQRAARRELEQMGRELAAGGDRRRYLAELSRLLRRLALARYPRAQVAGLTGDDWLAFLDATGGAGEFSDGVGRVLVESAYRPADQMDFNLERLTALIGRWIDSAADVSWDT
- a CDS encoding type II toxin-antitoxin system VapC family toxin yields the protein MHYVDTSVLIAYLVPEKYSVLADLSLRDPAHRPLALSAWTETELVSALGIKCRTEQVEESDRRKALEQYERLRDHFVHLPVLHDDYLSAARLLQDWRLGLRAGDALHLAIAHRHSCITLSLDERLVKAGRQAGIAALCLRSEDPEEEL
- a CDS encoding DUF58 domain-containing protein translates to MADSNDRVQPGIRADLKELIALRTQARRLDLAPRGRVLATRSGGHLSRFRGRGMEFDESRVYLPGDDPRNMDWRVTARAGTPHVKLFREERERPVWLLVDQGPSMRFGTRVAFKSVIAARVAALLGWAAVDRGDRVGGLVFDEAGHLERRPAARGAGLLPLLERLAELVEPATGEGDCKLAAAASHLAALVRPGSLIAIVSDFADLDEPDGTWIARLVSGSELLLVLIHDPIEASAPPAGRYPVLMGGRRGILDLTGVGSRTRYQAAFEQRLALLERLARLHGAHWLRLSTVDPVGPALALALGARRRLPAARRVS
- a CDS encoding AAA family ATPase, which encodes MEQSPNLDLNKGANARTDDTAVLAQRFAALRDQVGRAILGQHGLIERLLIALLADGHLLVEGAPGLAKTTAVKQLAAGLEGDFHRIQFTPDLLPADLTGTEIYRPHDGSFRFDRGPIFHNLLLADEVNRAPAKVQSALLEAMGERQVTVGRETYPLPELFLVMATQNPIEQEGTYPLPEAQLDRFLLHVRVDYPDLETERAILRLNRDQARREPDDAPKLVLTQAEVFAARRAILDLYMAPEVEDYLVHLVMATRRPGAYARDLDGWLRFGASPRATIALDRCARARAWLMGRDFVSPEDIQALAPDVLRHRVLLSYEAEAEGRCADDFVTALLARVPAP
- a CDS encoding phosphodiester glycosidase family protein → MSASINPVARSVRLGVLTLLLAFCTVQDSARADWHPLAGGEPWPAPDAPISHRERTLESSTGRTVRVHLALFDSRRYRLAVLDLGPELAPASAWPERTRAAGLSAAVNGGFFHADGQPLGLVIAEGERFNRFETVKLLSGVLYGDARGIHLERRARFQSHPGIDALVQSGPYLVEQGRAVRGLSTNDVSRRTFIATDWRRHWILGATRDGLTLAELAEALATPGALAPWPVERALNLDGGTSTGFLFDPGAGQEPIQLRSRRPVRNLVGVRAR